One Cyanobacterium sp. T60_A2020_053 DNA window includes the following coding sequences:
- a CDS encoding NmrA family NAD(P)-binding protein codes for MKILVVGGTGTLGRQIVRRALDEGHQVRCLVRSLNRGSFLMEWGAELVKGNICDAETLPPALVDIDVVIDSATARATDSMSIKTIDWEGKLNLIQATKEANISRYFFFSIINAQDFRNVPLMDIKYCTEKYLQESGVNYTIFKLAGFMQGLIAQYGIPILDNQPVWVTGENTPIAYMNTQDIAKFVVQALTIPDTEKSIIPIMGNRAWTGEEIVKICERLSGKQAKVSRIPIGLLRFLRGFTRWFKWTLNISDRLAFAEVLASGKAMDAPMDKVYEQFNIDQGDITTLEGYLQEYFDRIMKKIREIDMEQNKKKKKKNSFFK; via the coding sequence ATGAAAATATTAGTAGTAGGTGGTACAGGCACACTAGGCAGACAAATAGTGCGGAGGGCGCTGGATGAAGGGCATCAAGTGCGTTGTTTAGTGAGAAGCCTTAACCGAGGTAGTTTTTTAATGGAGTGGGGCGCTGAATTAGTAAAAGGAAACATTTGTGATGCGGAAACTCTCCCCCCAGCTTTAGTGGATATTGATGTAGTTATTGATAGTGCCACCGCTAGGGCAACTGATTCCATGAGCATCAAAACCATTGACTGGGAAGGAAAATTAAACTTAATCCAAGCCACAAAAGAAGCTAATATTAGCCGTTATTTTTTCTTTTCTATTATTAACGCTCAAGATTTTAGAAATGTTCCCCTCATGGATATTAAATACTGCACGGAGAAATATTTACAGGAGTCTGGTGTAAATTATACTATTTTTAAGTTAGCAGGTTTTATGCAAGGGTTAATTGCCCAATACGGTATTCCTATCCTTGATAACCAACCGGTTTGGGTGACAGGGGAAAATACACCTATTGCCTATATGAATACCCAAGATATAGCGAAGTTTGTGGTTCAAGCCTTAACTATCCCTGACACTGAAAAAAGTATTATTCCTATAATGGGCAATCGAGCTTGGACTGGAGAAGAAATTGTTAAGATTTGTGAACGATTATCAGGAAAACAAGCTAAAGTTTCTCGGATTCCCATTGGTTTGCTAAGATTTTTAAGAGGTTTTACTCGTTGGTTTAAATGGACTCTAAATATTTCTGATCGTCTTGCTTTTGCTGAGGTTTTAGCCAGTGGTAAAGCCATGGATGCACCAATGGATAAAGTTTATGAACAATTTAATATTGATCAGGGTGATATTACTACCCTAGAAGGTTATTTACAAGAATATTTTGATCGCATTATGAAAAAAATTCGAGAAATTGATATGGAGCAAAATAAGAAGAAAAAGAAGAAAAATAGCTTTTTTAAATAA
- a CDS encoding type II toxin-antitoxin system VapC family toxin, translating into MYLLDTNHCSAIIVGNLTVINYIQEANINNIGISVITQGELLYMGENSTKKIENLATIYDFLGDILIYSINSNVSAIYAQLKARIMSQFGPKEKKKRRQIKISDLGIGENDLWIASTAISNNLTLVSCDRDFIRIKQAWNFPLENWLS; encoded by the coding sequence ATGTATTTATTAGACACTAATCATTGTAGTGCCATTATCGTTGGTAATTTAACCGTTATTAATTATATTCAAGAAGCAAATATTAATAATATTGGTATCTCAGTTATTACACAAGGGGAATTGTTGTATATGGGAGAAAATTCTACAAAAAAAATAGAAAACTTAGCAACTATTTATGACTTTTTAGGAGATATTCTGATTTACTCTATCAATAGTAATGTCAGTGCTATTTATGCTCAATTAAAAGCTAGAATAATGAGTCAGTTTGGACCAAAAGAAAAGAAAAAACGCCGTCAAATCAAAATTTCCGATTTAGGAATCGGTGAAAATGATCTTTGGATTGCCAGTACAGCTATTAGTAATAATCTTACTTTAGTTTCCTGTGATCGAGATTTTATTCGTATCAAACAGGCTTGGAATTTTCCGCTAGAAAATTGGCTGTCTTGA
- a CDS encoding succinylglutamate desuccinylase/aspartoacylase family protein has product MNQNINIITIAGEEIYPCQIKQIQIPVAKLPTQTMMSLPVTVINGKEKGARLWVSAAIHGDEINGVEIIRQVIATINPHRLRGTIIAVPIVNVFGFIEQSRYLPDRRDLNRSFPGSETGSLASRLANIFMREIVANSTHGIDLHTAAIHRINLPQIRANLEDEETAECAGAFSAPVTIHANTRDGSLRQAASSLGIPVLLYEGGEALRFDQNAIKVGIKGVLGVMNYLQMYNTFNHDRQELTEYDTREKIFDNSKWVRASSSGIFLLQTTLGEKVEKKQLLGIITDAFGNKTIKIKAPFAGIIISHVQNPLVNQGDGIIHLVAL; this is encoded by the coding sequence ATGAATCAAAATATCAACATCATCACCATTGCTGGAGAAGAAATTTATCCTTGTCAAATCAAGCAGATACAAATTCCTGTGGCAAAGTTACCCACCCAAACCATGATGTCTTTACCTGTGACGGTGATTAATGGCAAGGAGAAGGGTGCTAGATTGTGGGTTAGCGCTGCCATTCATGGGGATGAAATCAATGGCGTAGAGATTATTCGCCAAGTTATCGCTACTATTAACCCCCATCGTCTGCGCGGTACAATTATTGCTGTGCCTATTGTCAATGTCTTTGGTTTTATTGAACAATCCCGTTATTTACCAGATCGCAGAGACTTGAATCGCAGTTTTCCGGGTTCGGAAACCGGCTCTTTGGCTTCTCGTTTAGCTAATATATTTATGAGGGAAATTGTGGCTAATTCTACTCACGGCATTGACTTGCACACCGCCGCCATTCACCGCATTAATTTACCACAAATTAGAGCTAACCTTGAAGATGAGGAAACGGCGGAGTGCGCTGGGGCATTTAGTGCGCCCGTCACCATCCATGCTAACACCCGTGATGGCTCATTGCGTCAGGCTGCCAGTAGTCTGGGTATTCCCGTGTTGTTGTATGAAGGGGGAGAGGCGCTAAGATTTGACCAAAATGCCATTAAAGTGGGAATTAAGGGCGTTTTGGGAGTGATGAACTATCTTCAAATGTATAATACTTTTAACCATGATCGACAAGAGTTAACAGAATACGATACCAGAGAAAAAATTTTTGATAATTCTAAATGGGTAAGGGCATCCAGTAGCGGTATTTTCCTACTACAAACTACCTTAGGGGAAAAGGTAGAAAAAAAACAACTTCTCGGCATTATTACTGATGCTTTTGGCAATAAAACCATCAAAATTAAAGCGCCCTTCGCCGGTATCATTATCAGTCATGTGCAGAATCCCCTCGTTAATCAAGGGGATGGTATTATTCATCTTGTTGCTCTTTAG
- the arsB gene encoding ACR3 family arsenite efflux transporter translates to MKVNINPQAIKAGGSLSFFEKYLTVWVFICIVMGIGLGRVFPDVAQTLDSMSIYNVSIPIAICLFFMMYPIMVKIDFSRAKEAIKTPKPVILTLVINWLVKPFTMVIFAQFFLNNLFGKFLADTEIIRGVEVTLSDSYIAGCILLGLAPCTAMVLMWGYLSYGNQGHTLVMVAVNSLAMLFFYAPLGQWLLSANNLIVPWQTIVFSVLIYVGLPLLVGVLSRYWIFKYKGRQWFESVFLHYLSPIAVVALLITLILLFAFKGELIVNNPLHILLIAVPLFIQTNFIFLISYVVALKMNLSYEDSAPVALVAASNHFEVAIATAVILFGLNSGAALATVVGVLIEVPVMLMLVEVCKKTAPWFRREPEKATLLDPRCIDN, encoded by the coding sequence ATGAAAGTGAATATTAACCCCCAAGCCATCAAAGCTGGAGGAAGTTTAAGTTTTTTTGAGAAATATTTAACCGTTTGGGTTTTTATCTGTATCGTTATGGGTATCGGTTTAGGGAGAGTATTTCCTGATGTGGCTCAAACCCTCGATAGTATGAGTATTTATAACGTATCCATTCCCATTGCTATCTGTTTATTTTTCATGATGTATCCCATCATGGTGAAAATCGATTTTTCTCGTGCCAAAGAAGCCATTAAAACCCCAAAACCAGTAATACTTACCCTCGTAATTAATTGGTTAGTCAAACCTTTTACGATGGTGATTTTTGCTCAATTTTTCCTCAATAATTTATTTGGTAAATTTTTAGCTGACACTGAAATCATCAGAGGGGTAGAAGTAACTTTATCAGATTCTTATATCGCTGGTTGTATTTTATTAGGTCTCGCTCCTTGTACCGCTATGGTGTTAATGTGGGGTTATCTTTCCTACGGTAATCAAGGGCACACCCTCGTTATGGTGGCGGTTAATTCCTTGGCAATGTTGTTTTTTTATGCACCGTTGGGGCAATGGTTATTATCAGCAAATAATTTAATTGTACCTTGGCAAACCATCGTTTTTTCCGTATTAATTTATGTGGGTTTGCCTTTACTGGTTGGGGTATTAAGTCGTTATTGGATTTTTAAATATAAAGGCAGACAATGGTTTGAATCAGTATTTTTGCATTATCTTTCTCCCATTGCTGTGGTTGCTTTGCTTATCACCTTGATTTTATTATTTGCTTTTAAAGGGGAATTAATTGTTAATAATCCTCTTCATATCCTTTTAATTGCTGTACCTTTATTTATACAAACTAACTTTATTTTTTTGATTAGTTATGTAGTTGCTTTAAAAATGAACTTATCTTACGAAGATTCAGCTCCTGTAGCCCTTGTCGCAGCGAGTAATCATTTTGAAGTAGCTATTGCTACCGCCGTAATACTCTTTGGCTTAAATTCGGGTGCTGCTTTAGCCACTGTGGTGGGGGTATTAATTGAAGTACCTGTGATGTTAATGCTAGTAGAAGTTTGTAAAAAAACTGCCCCTTGGTTTAGACGAGAGCCGGAAAAAGCCACTTTATTAGACCCTCGATGTATAGATAATTGA
- a CDS encoding FAD-binding oxidoreductase: protein MITKLSQKDQKILSKVDQLWSKLKENSDSSTSVITTQKETNNNYDFDVIICGGTLGIFIATTLQQKNYRVAVIERGILQGREQEWNISRAELATFINLDLLTERELEEVIFTEYNPARVSFDQGYELWVKDVLNIGVSPRLLIEKIKQKFLLLGGKILENTAFQSATINDDSVIVKTNQNSFNTRLLIDSMGHFSPIAKQIRNDKKPDGVCLVVGSCGEGFKQNETGDLIVTFTPIQNQCQYFWEAFPAKDGRTTYLFTYLDAHPERISLTTLTQEYFRLLPEYQNIDLNDINIKRFLCGFFPAYNPSPLKIPFHRLLAIGDSSGSQSPVSFGGFGALVRHLPRLTAGISEALATDSLQQRDLALIQPYQPNISVTWLFQKTMSVGIEKQASPQQINDLMSGVFKVMDGLGDDVLKPFLQDVVQFSGLSKTLPLVNPLLVLPLLPQVGLPTFLDWFRHYVNLGLYTGLYPLAKSLAMWEDKMTVEQKYYYHRYVEKWCWGAGLDN from the coding sequence ATGATTACTAAACTATCGCAAAAAGATCAAAAAATCCTTAGCAAAGTAGATCAATTATGGTCAAAATTAAAAGAAAATTCAGATTCATCCACTTCAGTAATTACCACACAAAAAGAAACGAATAATAACTATGATTTTGATGTGATTATTTGTGGAGGCACATTAGGAATTTTTATCGCTACCACCTTACAACAAAAAAACTATCGAGTTGCTGTTATTGAAAGAGGCATATTACAAGGAAGAGAACAAGAATGGAATATTTCCAGAGCAGAACTAGCAACATTTATCAATCTTGACTTATTAACCGAAAGAGAATTAGAAGAGGTTATTTTTACTGAATATAATCCAGCCAGAGTTAGTTTTGATCAAGGTTATGAGCTATGGGTAAAGGATGTTTTAAATATTGGCGTTAGCCCTAGATTACTAATAGAAAAAATCAAGCAAAAATTTTTGTTATTAGGTGGAAAAATTTTAGAAAATACAGCTTTTCAGTCAGCAACTATAAATGATGATAGCGTCATCGTTAAAACTAATCAAAATAGCTTTAATACTAGATTATTAATTGATAGTATGGGACATTTTTCCCCCATTGCCAAACAGATTAGAAATGACAAAAAACCTGATGGAGTTTGTTTAGTAGTGGGCAGTTGTGGCGAAGGTTTTAAACAGAATGAAACAGGGGATTTAATCGTTACTTTTACACCAATTCAAAATCAATGTCAATACTTCTGGGAAGCATTTCCCGCCAAAGACGGGCGCACAACCTACCTATTTACCTACCTTGACGCGCATCCCGAAAGAATTAGCTTAACCACCTTAACCCAAGAATATTTCCGCCTTTTACCTGAATATCAAAACATCGACTTAAACGACATCAATATCAAACGCTTTCTTTGTGGTTTTTTCCCTGCTTACAATCCTAGCCCCTTAAAAATTCCTTTTCATCGCCTTTTAGCCATCGGTGATAGTAGTGGAAGTCAATCACCCGTTAGTTTTGGGGGGTTTGGGGCGCTGGTGCGTCATTTACCACGCCTCACCGCCGGTATTAGTGAAGCCTTAGCCACAGATTCCTTACAACAAAGAGATTTAGCCTTAATTCAACCCTATCAACCCAATATTTCCGTAACTTGGTTATTTCAGAAAACCATGAGTGTTGGGATTGAAAAACAAGCCTCACCTCAGCAAATTAATGACTTAATGAGTGGTGTATTTAAAGTCATGGATGGTTTAGGAGATGACGTCTTAAAACCTTTTCTACAGGATGTCGTACAATTTTCCGGATTATCAAAAACTCTCCCCCTCGTTAATCCCTTGTTGGTTTTACCTTTATTACCCCAAGTCGGTTTACCAACTTTCCTCGATTGGTTTCGCCATTATGTTAATTTAGGGCTTTATACTGGTTTGTATCCTCTGGCAAAATCTTTGGCAATGTGGGAAGATAAAATGACCGTAGAACAAAAATATTATTATCATCGTTATGTAGAAAAGTGGTGCTGGGGCGCTGGTTTAGATAATTAG
- a CDS encoding 3'-5' exonuclease, translated as MYLTNQKDIEKVILELKNDTILWVDTEVADYKTKKPRLSLIQVLADSSNLDGDKTYMLDVLDQQNIIDFFIDNIMLDEKITKVFHNAQYDLRLLGKEKAKNIFCTFQFAKKIPYCFLPVNSYSLKSLTEYFTEFKNIGKEEQGSDWGARPLQRQQLEYAKMDCVYLAQIYHNLMNLNHSINVKFSEQSLEELTQRYISLEDQFKMVESERKCLKELITGRMLENNLQENQYLKLKINERESIKAQIIDLVNLINQEKLELNFEVSLTNDIQKQLGESLASLDVKTNKTISYALDLKH; from the coding sequence ATTTATTTAACCAATCAAAAAGATATTGAAAAAGTTATCCTTGAACTTAAAAATGATACTATACTTTGGGTCGATACAGAAGTAGCTGACTATAAAACTAAAAAACCTCGTTTATCTCTTATTCAAGTATTAGCTGATAGCAGTAATCTTGATGGTGATAAAACTTATATGTTAGATGTATTAGATCAACAAAATATTATCGATTTTTTTATTGATAATATTATGTTAGATGAAAAGATAACTAAAGTTTTTCATAATGCACAATATGATTTACGTTTATTAGGTAAAGAGAAAGCAAAAAATATTTTTTGCACTTTCCAGTTTGCGAAGAAAATTCCTTACTGTTTTTTACCTGTAAATAGTTATTCTTTAAAAAGTTTAACTGAATATTTTACAGAATTTAAAAATATTGGTAAAGAAGAGCAAGGGAGTGATTGGGGTGCTAGACCATTACAACGTCAACAGTTAGAATATGCAAAAATGGATTGTGTATATTTAGCACAAATTTATCATAATTTAATGAATTTAAACCATAGTATAAACGTAAAATTTAGTGAACAATCATTAGAGGAGTTAACACAAAGATATATTTCTTTAGAAGATCAATTTAAAATGGTAGAGTCAGAGAGAAAATGCTTAAAGGAATTGATTACGGGCAGAATGTTAGAAAATAATCTTCAAGAAAATCAATATTTAAAGCTAAAAATTAATGAAAGAGAAAGTATAAAAGCACAAATTATTGATTTAGTGAATTTGATTAATCAAGAAAAACTTGAGTTAAATTTTGAAGTTAGTTTAACTAATGATATACAAAAACAATTAGGAGAAAGTTTAGCTAGTTTAGATGTAAAAACTAACAAAACAATTTCCTATGCTTTAGATTTAAAACATTAA
- a CDS encoding HlyD family efflux transporter periplasmic adaptor subunit, translated as MTKRPPLLINQGKNWIIISVSLAVVALIGTTVYTLQRGGNTAVNEETPPPVAPIKAVSALGRIEPKSEIIRVAASPSMAGAKVKTLLVSQGDVVAQGDLIAVTTDYDSKEAQLNQAKQELRVAEANLAIIQAGAKQGQINAQIATVERLQAQIEAQQEIDQARIDRLQAQITSEKRERQATVARLKAELNNSQSELNRYRQLSQEGVISESDFDARQLNFETAQKRFQESEASYQKTVDTLTAEMKEIEAQTQQNSNTLLKQINEAEARLDEIQEIRTVDVAQAQAQVGRAQSAIKQAEVELELTQIRAPVSGTIIEVMAKEGEIIENSQGVVEMANLDEMLVIAEVYESDISQITTGKGAVITSENNSFSDAINGEVMEISSKIGKKDVLETDPAASVDARVIEVKIAINPEDTEKIKNLIFSQVLVEIAL; from the coding sequence ATGACCAAGCGCCCTCCCCTGTTGATCAATCAAGGTAAAAATTGGATAATCATCTCTGTTTCTCTTGCTGTAGTTGCCCTCATTGGTACCACTGTTTATACCTTACAACGAGGAGGAAACACTGCCGTCAATGAAGAAACACCTCCCCCTGTAGCTCCAATAAAAGCCGTCAGCGCTTTAGGAAGGATCGAACCAAAAAGTGAAATTATCAGAGTTGCAGCCTCTCCTAGTATGGCTGGAGCGAAAGTTAAAACCCTGTTGGTATCTCAAGGAGATGTAGTAGCGCAAGGGGATTTAATTGCCGTCACTACGGATTATGACAGTAAAGAAGCGCAGTTGAATCAAGCGAAACAAGAATTAAGAGTGGCAGAGGCAAACTTGGCAATAATTCAAGCGGGGGCAAAGCAAGGACAAATTAACGCTCAAATCGCTACGGTGGAAAGATTACAGGCACAAATAGAGGCACAGCAGGAAATTGATCAAGCGCGCATCGACAGGTTACAAGCTCAAATTACATCAGAAAAACGAGAAAGACAAGCTACCGTAGCGCGCCTCAAAGCAGAATTAAATAATAGCCAAAGTGAATTAAACCGTTATCGTCAACTATCCCAAGAAGGGGTAATCTCTGAGTCTGATTTTGATGCCCGTCAATTAAATTTTGAGACGGCACAAAAACGCTTCCAAGAATCAGAAGCCAGTTATCAAAAAACTGTTGATACTTTGACGGCAGAAATGAAAGAAATCGAGGCACAAACTCAGCAAAATAGCAATACTTTATTAAAACAAATTAATGAAGCAGAAGCTCGACTAGATGAAATTCAGGAAATTCGCACGGTAGATGTTGCCCAAGCGCAAGCGCAAGTGGGAAGGGCGCAATCCGCCATTAAACAAGCAGAAGTAGAGTTGGAATTAACTCAAATACGAGCGCCCGTCAGCGGTACAATTATCGAAGTAATGGCAAAGGAAGGGGAAATTATCGAAAACTCTCAAGGGGTGGTAGAAATGGCTAACTTGGATGAAATGTTAGTTATTGCTGAGGTGTATGAAAGTGACATTAGTCAAATTACTACGGGGAAGGGCGCTGTTATCACTAGCGAAAATAACAGTTTTTCTGATGCCATTAACGGCGAAGTGATGGAGATTAGCAGTAAAATTGGTAAAAAAGACGTTTTGGAAACCGATCCAGCTGCCAGCGTAGATGCTAGAGTAATTGAAGTTAAAATCGCCATTAATCCTGAAGATACCGAAAAAATTAAAAACTTAATTTTTTCTCAAGTATTAGTAGAAATTGCCCTTTAG
- a CDS encoding TM2 domain-containing protein, giving the protein MSGFNASEVNGKKLAAGICGILIGVFGVHKFLLGYNQEGLIMLLVSILSCGFASPIIGIIGLVEGIIYLTKSDEEFYNLYIVNKQGWF; this is encoded by the coding sequence ATGAGTGGATTTAATGCTTCAGAGGTAAATGGAAAGAAACTAGCTGCTGGGATTTGTGGAATCCTCATCGGTGTTTTTGGGGTACATAAATTTCTTTTAGGTTACAACCAAGAAGGACTTATTATGTTGTTAGTGAGTATTTTGAGTTGTGGGTTCGCTTCCCCTATTATCGGTATTATTGGTTTAGTGGAGGGGATTATTTATCTCACGAAAAGTGATGAAGAATTTTATAATCTTTATATTGTTAACAAACAAGGATGGTTTTAA
- a CDS encoding DUF2752 domain-containing protein — protein sequence MFKITNKKLSPLSIHIRYGVTGAVLSPIIGSFLYGYTNHHSPFKCLILSFTGIPCPSCGLTRSFIALAQGKIILSLQKHLFGLPLFLFFLLTTIHLFLEIISKKKVNSQVYTWLSNKKIQCLILISLVVYYGGKLLILYHDGTLVTDFEMSPLGNLISQK from the coding sequence ATGTTTAAAATAACTAACAAAAAATTATCGCCTCTCTCTATTCACATTCGGTATGGGGTGACGGGCGCTGTCTTATCCCCCATTATCGGTTCATTTTTATATGGTTATACCAATCATCATTCCCCTTTTAAGTGTCTAATTTTGAGCTTTACGGGTATTCCTTGCCCTAGTTGTGGTTTAACTCGCTCTTTTATTGCTCTTGCTCAAGGAAAAATTATTCTTTCTCTACAAAAACATCTTTTTGGACTTCCTTTATTTTTATTTTTCCTGTTAACTACTATACATTTATTTTTAGAAATTATTAGCAAAAAAAAGGTCAATAGTCAAGTATATACTTGGTTAAGTAATAAAAAGATACAATGCTTGATTTTAATAAGTTTAGTGGTCTATTATGGGGGTAAATTGTTAATTCTCTATCATGATGGCACTTTAGTCACTGATTTTGAGATGTCACCGTTAGGAAATTTAATTAGCCAAAAATAA
- a CDS encoding DUF3368 domain-containing protein, giving the protein MIIISDTSPLCYLILIDCIDVLPKLYGQVIVTKTVYQELTAFGTPEKVKKWCQNLLEWLIIHSIDDNYDLELEQLDAGEKSAIILAEQISADLIILDEKFARKIAKSRGLNIIGLLGILYDACLAKLIKPSKFQELQQTNFFVSPQLIEDILNKIDHANV; this is encoded by the coding sequence ATGATTATTATTTCTGATACTTCACCACTATGTTATTTAATTTTGATTGATTGCATTGATGTTCTACCTAAGCTATACGGTCAAGTCATTGTTACTAAAACAGTTTATCAAGAATTAACAGCATTTGGAACTCCAGAAAAAGTCAAAAAATGGTGTCAGAATCTACTAGAGTGGCTAATAATACATAGTATTGATGATAACTATGATTTAGAACTAGAACAACTGGATGCAGGGGAAAAATCAGCAATCATTTTAGCAGAACAAATATCGGCAGATTTAATTATTTTAGATGAAAAGTTTGCTAGAAAAATAGCTAAAAGTCGAGGATTAAATATTATTGGTTTATTAGGTATCCTTTATGATGCTTGTTTGGCTAAACTTATTAAACCGAGTAAATTCCAAGAATTACAACAAACTAATTTCTTTGTTTCACCTCAATTAATAGAAGATATTTTAAACAAAATTGATCATGCAAATGTCTGA
- a CDS encoding UPF0175 family protein has protein sequence MQIIINLPDEVTAKMERKWGNLSQKVLNSLALESYQNQLITTTELRKILNLSSTLEVHQFLKESGIYLNYDDEELSHDFNTVSQLRKR, from the coding sequence ATGCAAATAATCATTAACTTACCTGATGAAGTGACAGCAAAAATGGAACGTAAATGGGGTAATTTATCCCAAAAAGTATTAAATAGTTTAGCCTTAGAGTCCTACCAAAATCAACTTATAACTACTACTGAACTTAGAAAAATACTGAATCTTTCTTCTACTTTAGAAGTTCATCAATTTCTTAAAGAATCTGGTATTTATCTTAATTATGATGATGAAGAATTAAGTCATGATTTTAATACAGTTAGTCAACTCAGAAAAAGATGA
- the radC gene encoding DNA repair protein RadC — translation MVYHLRIADLPLNERPRERLLEVGAKNLTTAELIALLLGTGQGKGKLSAVGLAQYILNQLSENQRDPLDVLREISPIELMNIPGIGPAKATTILAGVELGKRTFQFRPSARAIIDSPQSAAAAFSHELMWQSQERFAVLFLDSKNSLISTQIITVGIINETLVHPREVFREAIRQSATNIIIAHNHPSGNLEPSPEDMQLTKQLLSASEIIGIPILDHLIIGNGNHHSMRENCDLWE, via the coding sequence ATGGTTTATCATCTCAGAATTGCCGATTTACCCCTCAATGAGCGCCCCAGAGAAAGACTTTTAGAAGTGGGAGCAAAAAACCTTACCACCGCCGAATTAATAGCCCTTTTGTTAGGTACAGGGCAGGGAAAAGGAAAATTATCTGCGGTGGGTTTAGCTCAATATATCCTCAATCAATTAAGCGAAAATCAGCGAGACCCTTTAGACGTATTACGAGAAATTTCACCCATAGAGTTAATGAATATTCCCGGCATTGGACCAGCAAAAGCCACAACTATTTTAGCCGGAGTAGAATTAGGAAAAAGAACCTTTCAATTTCGTCCCAGCGCCCGTGCCATTATCGATAGCCCTCAGTCTGCGGCGGCGGCGTTTAGCCATGAATTAATGTGGCAATCACAAGAAAGATTTGCGGTATTATTTTTAGACAGTAAAAATAGTTTAATTAGCACCCAAATTATTACCGTAGGCATCATCAATGAAACCCTAGTGCATCCGAGGGAAGTATTCAGAGAAGCTATCCGCCAATCAGCTACTAATATCATCATCGCCCATAATCACCCTTCGGGAAACCTTGAGCCTTCTCCTGAAGATATGCAACTGACGAAACAATTATTAAGCGCCTCTGAAATTATTGGCATTCCTATTTTAGATCATCTTATTATCGGTAACGGTAATCACCACAGTATGAGAGAAAATTGTGATCTTTGGGAATAA